In Corynebacterium endometrii, one DNA window encodes the following:
- a CDS encoding exonuclease domain-containing protein yields the protein MGLFELFSRPALDLSAPPKNLPVERCEFLAVDFETTGVDPTKHEIVSMGWVPVSGASIDLSQANYHLIKGVDVGESATIHLITNEDLEGGIGLEQGLDLLLQALKGRVLLAHFAGLEVGFLNAACKRLKGSKAKVTAVDTFAIERRHMERMGTYPRGEDLRLARVRERYGLPAYGNHNAFSDALACAELFLAQQAHNPAGKLGELARLTQV from the coding sequence ATGGGGCTCTTTGAACTCTTTTCCCGTCCCGCCCTCGATCTTTCGGCCCCGCCCAAAAATCTCCCCGTTGAGCGGTGTGAATTTCTGGCCGTTGATTTTGAAACCACCGGCGTTGATCCCACCAAGCACGAGATCGTGTCCATGGGATGGGTACCGGTCAGCGGTGCTTCCATTGATCTATCACAAGCCAATTACCACCTGATAAAAGGCGTGGATGTGGGGGAATCCGCAACCATCCACCTGATTACCAACGAGGATTTAGAGGGCGGGATTGGGCTGGAGCAGGGCCTCGACCTTTTGCTCCAGGCGCTGAAAGGGAGAGTGCTTTTGGCGCATTTCGCCGGACTCGAAGTGGGATTTCTCAACGCCGCTTGCAAGCGCCTCAAGGGCTCCAAGGCGAAAGTAACCGCAGTGGACACCTTTGCCATTGAACGCCGGCACATGGAGCGCATGGGAACGTATCCCCGCGGAGAGGACCTTCGCTTGGCGAGGGTGCGGGAGCGCTACGGGCTTCCCGCCTACGGCAATCACAATGCCTTTTCCGACGCGCTAGCCTGCGCGGAGCTATTTCTGGCACAGCAGGCGCACAACCCGGCCGGGAAGCTAGGGGAGCTGGCCAGACTCACGCAGGTCTAG
- a CDS encoding fumarylacetoacetate hydrolase family protein, with protein MRLGRIAHPEGICFALIEGEEELVAKEIKGTPFTPPETTGREWKLDEVRLLAPTLPTKVVALGRNYADHVAEVFKESAEHLPPTIFVKPSTSVIGPGAEIKIPDFATNVEFEGELAVVISKVSKNIDPDNWQDHVLGYTICNDVSSRDLQFADGQWARAKGIDTFCPLGPWIETDLNVLDLDDAKINAYLTHDGKTEHKQDSNTNQMIVKMGGILQRISQAFTLLPGDVVTTGSPAGTAEMVPGDTIEIHIPGVGSLRNPVARA; from the coding sequence ATGCGTTTAGGACGAATTGCACACCCAGAAGGAATTTGCTTCGCCCTCATTGAGGGCGAAGAGGAACTAGTAGCCAAGGAAATCAAGGGCACCCCGTTTACCCCGCCGGAGACCACCGGCCGTGAATGGAAGCTTGATGAGGTCCGCTTGCTGGCCCCAACCCTGCCAACCAAGGTCGTTGCCTTGGGCCGGAACTACGCCGACCACGTGGCCGAGGTATTCAAGGAGTCCGCGGAGCACTTGCCGCCAACCATCTTCGTCAAGCCATCCACGTCCGTGATTGGGCCAGGCGCGGAGATCAAAATCCCCGACTTTGCCACCAACGTCGAATTCGAGGGCGAGCTGGCGGTAGTTATTTCCAAGGTTTCCAAGAACATCGACCCCGATAACTGGCAGGATCATGTGCTGGGCTACACCATCTGTAACGATGTTTCCTCCCGTGACCTGCAATTCGCCGATGGTCAGTGGGCTCGCGCCAAGGGTATCGATACGTTCTGCCCACTCGGCCCTTGGATTGAGACGGACCTTAATGTCTTGGACCTCGATGACGCAAAGATCAATGCCTACCTGACCCACGATGGCAAGACCGAGCATAAGCAGGATTCCAATACCAACCAGATGATCGTAAAGATGGGTGGAATCCTGCAGCGCATCTCCCAGGCGTTCACCCTGCTGCCTGGTGACGTGGTCACCACGGGTTCCCCAGCGGGCACCGCTGAGATGGTCCCTGGAGATACCATCGAGATCCATATTCCGGGAGTGGGTTCGCTGCGCAACCCGGTAGCGCGCGCCTAA
- a CDS encoding isochorismate synthase, producing the protein MDIPRPATAPDFLLSRATGSVRTKGSVTTFTDPWQAADYLRSGKAEMVVGALPFNLDEAAALTVPESIIREDGPLEPHAFYRRGTLVARVAGYDPEPEEHLSRVEAAIATIERSKLDKVVLARAVDITFPQPVDPRLVAARLIDNAVNRDGFIADLSPAGREGAMLVGSSPEVLIKKQGSTVTAFPLAGSAARHPDPERDEARGKALAHSAKDLAEHRYVVDHLRRVLNPVCSRLDAPRTPQVIQTREMWHLGTPIVGTLASSQTSALDLALAVHPTPAICGTPAEAAQAIILDCESDRGFYAGAVGWCDSAGDGEYMVAIRCAEVAGDGLSARTWAGGGVVAESNAHEELAETSAKLRTILRSLDL; encoded by the coding sequence ATGGATATTCCACGGCCGGCTACAGCACCCGATTTTCTCCTGTCTCGCGCTACGGGATCGGTGCGCACAAAGGGTTCCGTCACTACGTTCACGGACCCCTGGCAGGCCGCGGATTACCTGCGTTCCGGCAAGGCGGAAATGGTGGTGGGCGCGCTGCCCTTTAACCTTGATGAAGCCGCCGCACTGACGGTGCCGGAAAGCATCATTCGCGAAGATGGTCCGCTGGAGCCACACGCGTTCTATCGCCGCGGCACGCTCGTGGCCCGGGTTGCGGGCTACGATCCCGAACCGGAGGAGCACCTAAGCCGGGTCGAGGCGGCTATCGCTACGATTGAGCGTTCGAAGCTTGACAAAGTGGTCCTCGCCCGAGCCGTGGATATTACGTTCCCCCAGCCCGTCGACCCGCGCCTCGTGGCGGCCCGCCTAATCGATAACGCCGTTAACCGCGACGGATTCATCGCGGACCTCTCCCCTGCGGGCCGGGAGGGGGCGATGCTCGTGGGCTCTTCACCCGAGGTATTGATCAAAAAGCAGGGATCCACTGTCACCGCGTTTCCGCTAGCGGGTTCCGCGGCGCGCCACCCGGACCCGGAGCGCGACGAGGCCCGCGGCAAGGCCCTGGCCCATTCCGCCAAGGATCTCGCTGAGCACCGCTACGTCGTGGACCACCTGCGTCGCGTGCTCAACCCGGTGTGCTCGAGGCTCGACGCTCCCCGCACGCCGCAGGTAATCCAGACCAGGGAGATGTGGCACCTTGGCACGCCGATTGTCGGCACACTCGCGAGTTCCCAGACCTCGGCCTTGGACCTCGCCCTTGCGGTTCACCCTACGCCGGCAATTTGCGGCACACCCGCCGAGGCCGCCCAGGCCATAATCCTGGATTGCGAATCGGATCGTGGTTTCTACGCCGGCGCGGTGGGTTGGTGCGATTCTGCTGGCGACGGCGAATACATGGTCGCCATTCGCTGCGCGGAAGTAGCCGGGGACGGGCTGAGCGCACGGACCTGGGCCGGCGGCGGAGTAGTCGCCGAATCCAATGCACACGAGGAGCTTGCCGAAACCTCGGCCAAGCTACGGACCATCCTGCGCTCCCTTGACCTATAG
- the gltX gene encoding glutamate--tRNA ligase: MVCMTDVRVRFCPSPTGTPHVGMVRTALFNWAYARHTGGKLIFRIEDTDAARDSEESYQAIIDSLEWLGLNWDEGINVGGPHEPYRQSQRKDIYADVLEKLKEGGYIYPAYSTNEEVVERHKAAGRDPQLGYDNFDRDLTDEQIAAFEAEGRKPVWRLRMPDQDWTWNDLVRGEMTFKKETQPDYVVARSNGEPLYTLVNPVDDALMGITHVLRGEDLLSSTPRQLALYEALKEIGVAKETPTFGHLPFVMGEGNKKLSKRDPQSNLFNHRDNGIIPEGMLNYLSLLGWSLSADQDIFSVDELVKNFDVADVLGNPARFDQKKLEAINADHIRLLEPEEFKNRLRDYLTEYTDFPTDYPEDKFAFISDLVHTRIKVLGDAYGLMSFLVTPDAELTLDEKSAKKNLKEDAVQPLEAGIAALEPVEEWVTENIEAALSKALIEDLELKPRKAYGALRVAISGQAVSPPLFESMELLGKESTLARLKAALAVTPYQPAAQA; the protein is encoded by the coding sequence ATGGTCTGCATGACTGATGTACGCGTACGCTTTTGTCCATCGCCAACGGGCACCCCTCACGTGGGTATGGTCCGTACGGCCCTGTTCAACTGGGCATATGCCCGCCACACCGGTGGCAAATTGATTTTCCGTATTGAGGATACGGACGCAGCCCGCGATTCTGAAGAGTCCTACCAGGCGATCATCGATTCCCTTGAGTGGCTGGGGCTCAACTGGGACGAGGGGATTAATGTCGGTGGCCCGCACGAGCCTTACCGCCAGTCCCAGCGCAAGGATATCTACGCTGACGTTCTGGAAAAGCTCAAAGAAGGCGGGTACATCTATCCTGCATACTCCACCAATGAAGAGGTAGTGGAACGCCACAAGGCGGCGGGGCGCGATCCGCAGCTGGGTTACGATAATTTCGACCGGGATCTCACCGACGAGCAGATTGCCGCCTTTGAGGCAGAAGGCCGCAAGCCGGTATGGCGCCTGCGAATGCCTGACCAGGACTGGACCTGGAATGACCTGGTTCGTGGCGAGATGACCTTCAAGAAGGAAACCCAGCCGGACTACGTGGTGGCCCGCTCCAACGGTGAGCCGCTCTACACCCTGGTCAACCCCGTAGACGACGCGCTCATGGGCATCACCCACGTATTGCGCGGCGAGGATTTGCTCTCTTCCACTCCGCGCCAGCTCGCGCTCTACGAGGCGCTCAAGGAAATAGGCGTTGCGAAGGAGACCCCCACCTTCGGTCACCTCCCATTCGTGATGGGGGAGGGCAACAAGAAGCTATCCAAGCGCGATCCCCAGTCCAACCTGTTCAACCACCGCGACAACGGCATCATTCCGGAGGGCATGCTCAATTACCTGTCCCTGCTGGGATGGTCCCTGTCTGCAGATCAGGACATTTTCTCCGTCGATGAGCTGGTGAAGAATTTCGACGTGGCCGACGTGCTGGGCAACCCAGCGCGCTTTGACCAAAAGAAGCTTGAAGCCATCAACGCGGATCACATCCGCCTGCTTGAGCCGGAAGAATTCAAAAATCGCCTGCGGGACTATTTGACTGAATACACGGATTTCCCAACGGACTACCCAGAGGACAAGTTCGCGTTCATCTCAGACTTGGTGCACACCCGCATCAAGGTTTTGGGTGACGCTTACGGTCTGATGAGCTTCCTTGTAACCCCAGACGCGGAGTTGACCCTCGATGAAAAGTCCGCCAAGAAGAACCTCAAGGAAGATGCTGTCCAGCCGTTGGAGGCCGGTATCGCAGCCCTGGAACCAGTAGAAGAGTGGGTTACGGAAAACATTGAGGCGGCGCTCAGCAAAGCCCTCATCGAGGATCTCGAGCTCAAGCCGCGCAAGGCTTATGGCGCCTTGCGCGTCGCCATCTCCGGCCAGGCGGTGTCCCCGCCATTGTTTGAGTCCATGGAGCTTCTGGGCAAGGAATCCACCCTCGCCCGTTTGAAGGCCGCTCTGGCGGTTACCCCCTACCAGCCCGCCGCGCAGGCCTAA
- a CDS encoding 3-hydroxyacyl-CoA dehydrogenase translates to MRKFDSINRVTVMGAGLLGSQIAMQAAFHGKEVVIYDAFPEALDKLSERWEWMRYHYQKDLGNAYSEGRFEDAVARVSTSGDLAEALKNADIVIEAVPENLELKRKVWKQIGEVAPDKTLFATNTSSLLPSTFAEASGHPEKLVAIHYANMIWINNLAEVMGTEQTSAEAVEGARKYAEETGMVVSVIHKEQPGYFTNSLLIPFLHAAGKLYINGVGDPEEIDRNWSLATSMAIGPFAGFDIVGFRVAANIASADEDPDVRRFGEFLQEAIEEGYTGRESRQGFYYYDEDGNKLGAVEKWNRYS, encoded by the coding sequence GTGAGAAAATTCGACAGTATTAATCGTGTAACCGTCATGGGGGCCGGCTTGCTTGGTTCCCAGATCGCGATGCAGGCAGCATTCCACGGCAAGGAGGTAGTCATCTACGACGCCTTCCCCGAAGCCCTCGATAAGCTGTCAGAGCGATGGGAGTGGATGCGCTACCACTACCAAAAGGACTTGGGAAACGCTTACAGCGAAGGTCGATTCGAGGATGCGGTAGCGCGTGTTTCAACTTCCGGCGACCTGGCGGAGGCGCTTAAGAATGCGGATATCGTCATCGAAGCCGTTCCTGAAAACCTTGAGCTCAAGCGGAAGGTATGGAAGCAGATCGGAGAGGTTGCACCGGATAAGACGCTGTTCGCCACGAATACTTCCTCCTTGCTCCCTTCGACCTTCGCCGAAGCTAGCGGCCATCCGGAAAAGCTAGTAGCGATTCATTACGCCAATATGATCTGGATCAACAATCTTGCCGAGGTCATGGGGACCGAGCAAACATCAGCTGAAGCTGTAGAGGGTGCGCGGAAATACGCCGAGGAGACGGGCATGGTGGTTAGCGTGATCCACAAGGAGCAGCCGGGCTACTTCACCAACTCCTTGCTTATCCCATTCCTTCATGCCGCCGGCAAGCTCTATATCAATGGGGTCGGTGACCCGGAGGAGATTGACCGCAACTGGAGCCTGGCAACCAGCATGGCCATCGGGCCATTCGCGGGCTTCGATATCGTTGGCTTCCGCGTTGCCGCCAACATTGCTTCCGCTGACGAGGATCCCGATGTACGTCGATTCGGCGAATTCCTCCAGGAGGCTATCGAGGAAGGATACACGGGGCGGGAGAGCCGCCAGGGCTTTTATTACTACGATGAGGACGGAAACAAACTCGGCGCCGTGGAGAAGTGGAATCGCTACTCTTAA
- the chrA gene encoding chromate efflux transporter: protein MSTQQVKGNVAEVFSVFLRLGLTSFGGPTAHLGYFRDEFVSRRKWMSEKSYADLVALCQFLPGPASSQVGMVVGLQRAGYVGMFAAWFAFTMPSVIALVLFALGVAVMGDISDAGWLAGLKAAAVAVVAQAVLGMTKSLITDKIRAGIALAAFILVLLIPNPIVQVGAIVVGMVAGLAALRATPDADDDVGFSSRVPKSVSFVSLAVFAALFVLLPVLAAAAGSTTAFIADTFYRAGALVFGGGHVVLPLLESATVPTGLVDHDTFLAGYGAAQAVPGPLFTFASFLGASAQGVHWVIGAVVATIAIFLPAALLVLVALPLWEGLRKHAAAARAIAGANAAVVGILAAALYDPVFIAGVTSAATMAVAAASFTALQAWKLPAWAVVIAAAVIGLIAL from the coding sequence ATGTCTACACAGCAGGTTAAAGGTAACGTCGCCGAAGTCTTCTCCGTCTTCCTCCGCCTCGGGCTGACCTCCTTTGGAGGGCCGACGGCGCACCTCGGCTACTTCCGCGACGAGTTCGTGTCCAGGCGCAAATGGATGAGCGAGAAGAGCTACGCCGACTTGGTCGCCCTGTGCCAATTCTTGCCCGGGCCCGCCTCAAGCCAGGTAGGCATGGTGGTCGGGCTACAACGCGCCGGCTACGTCGGCATGTTCGCGGCGTGGTTCGCGTTCACCATGCCGTCGGTAATCGCGCTTGTACTCTTCGCCCTCGGGGTCGCGGTCATGGGAGACATCTCCGACGCCGGGTGGCTGGCGGGCCTGAAAGCCGCGGCGGTCGCCGTCGTTGCGCAGGCGGTTCTCGGCATGACAAAGTCGCTGATCACCGACAAGATCCGCGCGGGTATCGCCTTGGCGGCATTCATCCTTGTGCTTCTAATCCCCAACCCGATCGTCCAGGTCGGCGCGATCGTCGTTGGTATGGTCGCGGGGCTCGCAGCGCTCCGGGCGACTCCCGATGCAGACGATGACGTTGGGTTTAGCTCGCGGGTGCCGAAGAGCGTGTCGTTCGTGTCGCTCGCGGTTTTCGCAGCCCTGTTCGTGCTTCTGCCTGTGCTCGCGGCCGCGGCTGGCAGCACAACAGCCTTTATCGCTGACACCTTCTACCGCGCCGGTGCGCTTGTCTTCGGCGGCGGCCACGTTGTCCTACCACTGCTGGAGAGCGCGACCGTGCCCACCGGGCTGGTTGACCACGACACCTTCCTCGCCGGGTACGGCGCCGCGCAGGCGGTGCCGGGTCCACTGTTCACCTTCGCCTCGTTCCTCGGTGCATCCGCCCAAGGGGTCCACTGGGTGATCGGTGCCGTGGTGGCGACGATCGCGATTTTCCTCCCCGCCGCCCTCCTCGTCCTCGTGGCGTTGCCGCTGTGGGAGGGCTTGCGCAAGCACGCCGCCGCAGCGCGTGCAATCGCTGGTGCGAACGCGGCCGTGGTGGGCATCCTCGCCGCCGCGCTGTACGACCCTGTCTTCATCGCCGGTGTGACCTCCGCGGCCACGATGGCTGTGGCTGCGGCATCGTTTACCGCGCTGCAGGCGTGGAAACTGCCGGC